From Dermacentor albipictus isolate Rhodes 1998 colony chromosome 8, USDA_Dalb.pri_finalv2, whole genome shotgun sequence:
AAATGCAATTTATTCTTAAGATGCAGTGCTAGTAATGGTGAAAGCTTCATGGGAAGATACATCAGTTGCTGTCCAGTGCCATTGCACTGTTTGTGGTGGCCTGTTGCAGATGCCAGCAAACCTGCTCAATATAATGATCGCCATGCTAAATGGGTAAATATTTATCAAAAGTATCTCATTCAAATGGCACGTGGTAACCCACTGAATGGACGCATACTGCAAGTAATAACTGCCAATTTCCCAGCAGAAATTACAATATATAAAGCTTTCCCGGCAACGTTGCGCTCGTGTGAGAATTTGAACTTCGCAAGTTGTTCCTGTTTAGAGGCTCCCTACAGACTACTATGGCATACTCTACACTTAACACCTGTGCTGCTTATGGCGTCTCCAGAAGTGGCAGTACGTTTATAccaaaaataacaagaaaaacgTTCTTACGAACTGTCCCTCATCAATTCCGATGACCCTGAAGTCAGATGACGTGGCCCTGAGATTTGACAGTGTGGTCGCTTTAACAGCAGCCATGGCTTGCCTGAAAATGCACACCGGGCCAAACATAAGCATATCTCGGAAAGATCACACGACACTCGTCCGGCctacaaatacacacacacgcacacacacgtacactgGCACTCGTTTCAACTTGGATGTCCGCAATCATTCACGTTCACATTTTTCAGGCACTGGTGCTCTCACGGTTTTGAAATTGGTCATAAAGCACTCAGAGGAGGGCTAATTACGGCATCATGCATATGCCAATCTATGGCCGTAAGCAAGCATCTACTACGTGAAAACCCTTTAGAGCAGTGCTCATTCTTACCTATCGTGCGTGCTTATGTTCTCTACATCATAGCGGGTGTCGCCCGCGTACTTGACTATTAAGCACTTGTGGTTTGCGACCTCGTAACGTTTCAGCCTCCGCATCAGCTCGGTCCTGAGGGCAACAGATAAGCATACATCACGTAAGCTTCGCTTCGCAGCAAGTACTTGTTAACCAAATAAGCTCAGCGAAAATCCTCAGTGGACATATTTGAACAAACAGCTGCATACATGAGCAAAGGCGCAACTCACGTTTTGCCCGAGAACATGGGGCCGATGATAAGCTGTAAACGTAATAGCATCTGTTTAAACAGCCCGCTGCGCAAAACGGCGGGCTCGTAGCTAATATTACCTGAATTTGACCCATCGGTTTGTGGCTGACCGGCAAATCACAGGATCCTATGACAAGCATTGCTATCTGTTATGCGAAACAATGCGCAAATTGCAAACGGAGGGCAAATGCCAAAAGCAGTGCAAAAACGACTAAACGTGTCACCAGTGTCACGTATCGCCCCGGCACATTTAGGCGGGAACAAGTGGAAACGCCGACCGCGCAAACTGAAGAAGGCGCGCAAAATGTGACGTCAAATTGTTCAAGCGCCAACATGTCTGCGGTTATTTTTGTTTTGAGCTATTTCTTAGATTTTATTGAACTGTTAGACATGCTTTGGTCGCGCCGCGACATTACCACGCAGATTCAGAAACTGCTTTTTCTGAAGTGAAACCTGCTTTTTACGAAtctcgtttatttttatttagaacTAAAtcacagctttttcttttttgcaatccGGCAACCCTGCAACGCTCGcttgaagcagacgacgctttTTGGAGGCGGGAACTCCTTACCAAAATGAAGCGGGCAGTTAGTACTAAACAGTCGAATGCTGCATATTCCATTTGAACTTTTGAGTTGGAGACAGTAAAGCTGCACGAATGTGAGACACTGGTATATATTTTATTAAAATATGCGCACCGCGGGCGAAAGCGATGCACAGTAGCCGGGCTCAGTTGAAAAGCGGCCGGTGGGCGGTACGCGGCAGTGCCGCCGTAGTGTTTCTGTGTTGTTTTTCTCGCATTTCCGAGTGGTTTGGCAAGCCGAGTTGCTCAGTCTCTCTGCCGCTCATGCCTCGCCTTCTCGCCCGTCTCTGACCGGCCGCCACGAAAACTTCACTGAAGTTTCCGGGCGAGGAAAGGGACGCCCGTGAGGaagagtaaaaacaaaacaacgcGACCGAAACGTCATTCCGCATCGCTAGGCCTAACCAACGCTACCCGTCTGCGCTGTGTCGTCTGCCAGGGGTCGTAGCCACGATCCTCTCCGCGAACGAAAGAAAAGGAGTTCACTGGTCAAAGGTGAGGACAAACTCTCGTGCACAACGCGTGTCTCCCGCATCGACCACGCTGGAGAAGCGTTTGTGCGCTCGTCGTATCGTGAAAGCTGTTCGAAAAGATAcgcaaagttcgcgcgcgcgtcTTTGCTCCAGCGCGACTCTTTCCCCTAGTGACAGGTGCACGCGCTTGAATATCATTAGATGCCGGAGCGCTCTGTCGCATTCCGCGGTTTCGtcctttccagtttctttttgCTTTCGTGTGACTCGTGGGGCACTCCTGCTTTCGTAGGATCGTGCTGCGTGTATTTCGATAGCCGTATTGCATCGTGTCgaggaaggggaaaaaaacgaGCAGTCTCTGGTTCGCTCGTAATTCTTTTTCGTCGTATCGCATCGATTAAGCgaggcttctctctctctcgctttggCCCAACAAGCTAGAGAGTTTCTCTTTATGCGTGCATCGCTTATCTCGATACCGCCTTTCTTTTCccttcat
This genomic window contains:
- the LOC135921889 gene encoding thymidine kinase, cytosolic-like isoform X1, yielding MLVIGSCDLPVSHKPMGQIQLIIGPMFSGKTTELMRRLKRYEVANHKCLIVKYAGDTRYDVENISTHDRQAMAAVKATTLSNLRATSSDFRVIGIDEGQFFPDIVEFAEDMADAGKVVVIAALDGTYQRQGFSNILTLVPLSESVIKLSAVCMLCYAEAAYTKRRGQEKEVEIIGGTDKYMAVCRACYSQDNNTPPEEC